From the Bacillus tuaregi genome, one window contains:
- a CDS encoding acyl-CoA carboxylase subunit beta: protein MIDIYDKIHDLYDRKREVELGGGDERIEKQHEKGKLTARERIDLLVDPGTFVEFNPFIEHNCNDFGLDQQKSPGDGVVTGYGKVNGRPIYLFAQDFTVFGGALGEMHAKKIATVMDLAAKNGAPFVGLNDSGGARIQEGVVSLDGYGQIFYRNSIYSGVIPQISVIMGPCAGGAVYSPAITDFVLMVEKTSQMFITGPKVIETVTGEKISSENLGGAKVHNSISGNAHFRDESEEAVIQQVRRLLSYLPQNNEEKPPVLEYNEEDDYRPDLTDAIPFDTLRPYDVRKVIEQVVDEGSFMEVQQDFAKNIVIGLARVKGESVGLVCNQPKFMAGGLDIDSSDKAARFIRFCDSFNIPIITFEDVTGFFPGIKQEHGGIIRHGAKILYAYSEATVPKLTVILRKAYGGAYVALNSKSIGADLVFAWPNAEIAVMGPQGAANIIFAKEINQSLNPEETRAQKIEEYRQKFANPYVAASKGMVDDVIDPRETRIKIVQALEMLRNKKESRPKKKHGNIPL from the coding sequence ATGATTGATATCTATGATAAAATTCATGATTTATATGACAGAAAAAGAGAAGTGGAACTTGGCGGAGGCGACGAGCGGATTGAAAAACAGCATGAAAAAGGAAAATTAACTGCTCGTGAACGTATCGATCTATTAGTTGATCCGGGTACATTTGTTGAATTTAATCCTTTTATTGAACATAATTGTAATGATTTTGGACTGGATCAGCAAAAAAGTCCTGGTGATGGTGTTGTAACAGGCTATGGTAAGGTAAATGGCCGTCCAATCTACTTATTTGCTCAAGATTTTACCGTTTTTGGCGGTGCGCTTGGTGAAATGCATGCAAAAAAGATAGCGACTGTGATGGATTTAGCTGCTAAAAATGGTGCTCCTTTTGTTGGCTTGAATGATTCAGGTGGAGCAAGAATTCAAGAAGGTGTCGTTTCTCTTGATGGCTATGGACAGATTTTTTATCGAAATTCAATCTATTCAGGGGTTATTCCGCAAATATCTGTGATTATGGGACCATGTGCAGGCGGTGCGGTTTATTCACCAGCCATCACAGACTTTGTTCTAATGGTTGAGAAGACCAGTCAGATGTTTATTACAGGTCCAAAGGTTATCGAGACGGTTACAGGTGAGAAAATTTCTTCGGAAAATCTAGGTGGGGCGAAGGTTCATAACTCTATTAGCGGTAATGCCCATTTTAGGGACGAGTCTGAAGAGGCTGTTATACAACAGGTTCGCAGACTGTTAAGCTATTTGCCACAAAACAATGAAGAAAAGCCTCCGGTGCTTGAATACAATGAAGAGGATGATTATCGTCCGGATTTAACAGACGCGATTCCATTCGACACACTTCGACCATATGATGTAAGGAAAGTCATTGAACAGGTTGTCGATGAAGGTTCATTCATGGAAGTACAGCAGGATTTTGCTAAGAACATCGTCATTGGTTTGGCACGAGTGAAAGGGGAATCTGTCGGACTTGTTTGTAACCAGCCTAAGTTTATGGCAGGGGGACTTGATATCGATTCCTCTGATAAAGCGGCAAGATTTATTCGTTTCTGTGATTCCTTTAATATCCCAATTATTACGTTCGAAGACGTAACAGGGTTTTTCCCTGGTATTAAACAGGAGCATGGTGGTATTATTCGTCATGGTGCTAAGATTCTTTATGCTTATTCAGAGGCAACTGTACCAAAGTTAACGGTCATTCTGCGTAAAGCATATGGTGGAGCCTATGTAGCATTAAATAGTAAATCGATTGGCGCTGATTTAGTGTTTGCATGGCCAAATGCAGAGATTGCTGTTATGGGACCACAGGGTGCAGCCAATATTATTTTCGCGAAAGAAATCAATCAAAGTCTAAATCCTGAAGAAACACGTGCGCAAAAAATTGAAGAATATCGACAAAAATTCGCCAATCCATATGTTGCTGCAAGTAAAGGAATGGTTGATGATGTCATTGACCCACGTGAAACTAGAATTAAAATTGTACAGGCTCTTGAAATGCTTCGTAATAAAAAAGAGTCAAGACCAAAGAAAAAGCATGGAAATATTCCTTTATAA
- a CDS encoding L,D-transpeptidase, protein MFRLISSLFVVLSLSPLWPLGVNPAPGDPFVIVNKATNELALIHDNRVQTVVKAGTGKTHELTPEGLFTITVKAENPYFRRKDIPGGSPDNPLGTRWIGFDAKGTDGRIYGVHGTNNSASIGHYVSEGCIRLQNEAIESLYEFIPLGTKILILSTSKSFEELGRDYHAIK, encoded by the coding sequence ATGTTTCGATTGATTTCAAGTCTGTTTGTCGTGCTTTCTCTTTCTCCGCTTTGGCCCCTTGGTGTGAACCCTGCACCAGGTGATCCATTTGTGATTGTTAATAAAGCAACAAATGAATTGGCGCTTATTCATGATAATCGTGTTCAAACGGTAGTGAAAGCCGGGACGGGCAAAACGCATGAGCTGACACCGGAAGGGTTATTTACAATAACAGTGAAGGCTGAGAATCCTTATTTCCGGAGAAAAGACATCCCAGGTGGTTCACCTGACAATCCTCTTGGAACAAGATGGATTGGTTTTGACGCAAAAGGGACGGATGGGAGAATCTATGGGGTGCATGGGACTAATAATTCAGCTTCAATTGGTCACTATGTTTCTGAGGGATGTATTAGGTTACAAAATGAGGCAATCGAATCACTATATGAGTTCATTCCACTTGGGACAAAAATTTTAATTCTATCAACCTCAAAATCCTTTGAGGAACTGGGAAGAGATTATCATGCTATAAAATAA
- a CDS encoding BrxA/BrxB family bacilliredoxin produces MNIDFNLFMNDHVRQARQEIVAAGYTELKTPEEVEEAFAKKGTTLVMINSVCGCAGGIARPVASHAIHYDKRPEQLVTVFAGQDKEATAKARSYFTGYPPSSPSFALLKDGKIQTMIERHEIEGHEPAAVMQKLQDAFDQYCDEV; encoded by the coding sequence ATGAATATTGATTTTAATCTATTTATGAATGATCATGTTCGCCAAGCACGACAGGAAATTGTGGCAGCGGGATATACGGAGCTAAAGACGCCTGAAGAGGTGGAAGAGGCATTTGCGAAAAAAGGAACCACATTAGTCATGATTAATTCTGTTTGTGGCTGTGCAGGAGGAATTGCCCGTCCGGTTGCTAGTCATGCCATCCATTATGATAAGCGTCCAGAACAATTAGTTACTGTGTTTGCCGGACAAGATAAGGAAGCCACAGCAAAGGCTCGCTCTTATTTTACTGGTTATCCGCCGTCATCGCCGTCATTTGCTCTTTTAAAGGATGGAAAAATCCAAACGATGATTGAAAGACATGAAATTGAAGGACATGAACCTGCTGCCGTTATGCAAAAGCTTCAAGATGCCTTTGATCAGTATTGTGATGAAGTGTAA
- a CDS encoding transporter substrate-binding domain-containing protein, whose protein sequence is MKKLISLLLMSMLIIGVLAACGSGEESSSQGDNNDADAKVLKMATSGDYAPFEYIDTAKGDDIIGLDIDIAKAITEELGYELEIQDMDFGGLISALQSGQADFVMAAMSATDERKESVDFSDTYYTSKHVIVSKKDSGIKSADDLKDKKVGAQLGSIQEEKAKELAESTGYSYESRNRIPELIQEILAGRLDAAIIEDTVAKGYLEETKDLVGVTIEDADGGYAIAFPKGSELREAFNAELRKMIENGEVDQIIKKWFDAE, encoded by the coding sequence GTGAAGAAGTTAATTTCATTATTATTGATGAGTATGTTGATTATAGGTGTTCTTGCCGCATGCGGCAGTGGTGAAGAGTCATCCAGTCAAGGAGACAATAACGATGCAGATGCAAAAGTATTAAAAATGGCAACATCAGGGGATTATGCACCATTTGAATACATTGATACGGCAAAGGGAGACGATATTATTGGACTTGATATTGATATCGCAAAGGCTATTACCGAAGAACTAGGCTATGAATTAGAAATTCAGGACATGGATTTTGGCGGTCTTATTTCTGCCTTACAAAGTGGACAGGCTGATTTTGTTATGGCTGCCATGTCTGCAACTGATGAACGTAAAGAAAGTGTCGATTTCAGTGATACGTACTACACTTCAAAACACGTCATCGTATCAAAGAAGGATAGTGGCATTAAAAGTGCAGATGATTTAAAAGATAAGAAGGTCGGCGCACAGCTTGGTTCCATTCAAGAGGAAAAAGCAAAGGAATTAGCAGAAAGTACAGGTTATAGTTATGAAAGCCGTAACCGTATACCGGAACTGATTCAGGAGATTCTTGCTGGTCGTTTGGATGCTGCCATTATTGAAGACACGGTTGCAAAGGGATATTTAGAAGAAACGAAGGATCTTGTCGGGGTAACAATTGAAGATGCGGATGGCGGCTATGCTATTGCTTTCCCTAAAGGTAGTGAACTCCGAGAAGCATTTAATGCTGAATTAAGAAAAATGATTGAAAACGGTGAAGTGGATCAAATCATAAAGAAATGGTTTGACGCTGAGTAA
- a CDS encoding tripeptidase T, translating into MINQERLLNEFLELVQIDSETKYEAEIAKVLKQKFSELGVDVFEDDTTAITGHGAGNLVCTLAGTKEGADPIYFTCHMDTVVPAKGVKPSIKDGYVVTDGTTILGADDKTGIAVMLETVRILKEQNIPHGDIQFIITVGEESGLVGAKALDRELVKAKYGYALDSDGKVGNIIVAAPTQAHIKATILGKTAHAGVAPEKGVSAITIAAKAISRMPLGRIDEETTANIGRFAGGQQTNIVCDHVDILAEARSLLPEKMEAQVQKMKEAFASAAQEMGGKAEVEVQVMYPGFKFSDGDHVVEVAKKAAAKIGRSCELLHSGGGSDANVIAGFGIPTVNLAVGYEEIHTTNERMPIEELYKLAEMTVAIIEEVAGQ; encoded by the coding sequence ATGATTAATCAAGAGCGCTTATTAAATGAATTTCTTGAATTGGTTCAGATTGATTCTGAAACAAAGTATGAAGCAGAGATTGCAAAAGTATTAAAACAAAAGTTCAGCGAATTAGGTGTCGATGTATTCGAGGATGATACGACTGCCATAACGGGTCATGGGGCAGGAAATCTTGTTTGTACCCTTGCTGGGACAAAAGAAGGGGCAGACCCGATTTACTTTACCTGCCATATGGATACCGTTGTACCGGCTAAAGGGGTAAAGCCTTCCATTAAGGACGGCTATGTTGTCACAGATGGAACAACTATTCTTGGTGCAGATGATAAAACCGGTATTGCGGTTATGCTAGAAACAGTAAGAATTCTAAAAGAACAGAATATTCCTCATGGAGATATCCAATTTATTATTACAGTTGGCGAAGAGTCAGGACTTGTAGGGGCAAAGGCACTTGACAGAGAATTGGTGAAAGCTAAGTATGGGTATGCACTTGACAGTGACGGAAAGGTTGGCAATATTATTGTGGCTGCTCCAACCCAGGCGCATATTAAGGCCACCATACTTGGAAAAACAGCTCATGCCGGTGTCGCACCTGAAAAGGGTGTCTCAGCTATTACGATTGCGGCGAAAGCCATTTCCAGAATGCCTTTAGGTCGTATTGATGAAGAAACAACAGCGAATATCGGTCGATTTGCTGGCGGACAGCAAACAAATATTGTCTGTGACCATGTCGATATTTTAGCGGAAGCACGTTCCTTACTTCCTGAAAAAATGGAAGCACAAGTTCAGAAAATGAAAGAGGCTTTTGCGAGTGCTGCACAGGAAATGGGCGGGAAAGCAGAAGTGGAAGTACAGGTGATGTATCCTGGCTTTAAGTTCTCTGACGGTGACCATGTAGTAGAGGTAGCCAAAAAAGCAGCCGCCAAAATTGGCCGCAGCTGTGAATTACTACATAGTGGAGGCGGAAGTGATGCTAATGTTATTGCCGGATTTGGCATTCCAACCGTGAACCTTGCTGTCGGCTATGAGGAAATTCATACAACAAACGAGCGTATGCCGATTGAGGAGTTATACAAGCTAGCGGAAATGACCGTTGCGATTATTGAAGAAGTAGCCGGACAGTAA
- the prli42 gene encoding stressosome-associated protein Prli42, giving the protein MSKKRKKTQKIFVYLMIFAMLASTLLAGVAMFF; this is encoded by the coding sequence TTGTCCAAAAAGAGAAAGAAAACCCAGAAAATATTTGTGTATTTAATGATTTTTGCCATGCTAGCATCTACATTACTTGCAGGAGTAGCAATGTTCTTTTAA
- a CDS encoding aromatic acid exporter family protein encodes MRFRIGYRTIKSAVGATVSIMLAQYLGFENFVSAGIITILCIQITKKKSLRASWDRILACIIAIMFSSVFFEVIAYHPFVIGILLLFFIPTVVMLKASEGIVSSTVIILHFFAAGDVTLTFIFNELAIIFIGVGVALFANLYMPSLDTQIEEYQERIEANFRSIFLEISKYLRVGDSNWDGKEITETIDLINHAKKLSFRVMENQFIHNEEDDLYYTYFKIREKQFEIIERVLPIVTSISHTVEQGKMIADFIEEMAGHIHPGNTANFFLDKLEEMHKAFENMELPKTRKEFEVRAALLYFVKEMEQYLLIKRDFKGIKKQKVVYDKQLGEGN; translated from the coding sequence ATGAGATTTCGGATTGGTTATCGAACAATTAAATCAGCTGTCGGTGCAACAGTATCTATTATGCTAGCGCAGTATCTAGGCTTCGAAAATTTTGTTTCTGCCGGCATTATTACCATTCTTTGTATTCAAATAACAAAGAAAAAATCATTGCGGGCATCATGGGACCGAATCCTAGCCTGTATAATCGCTATCATGTTTTCAAGCGTATTTTTTGAAGTAATCGCTTATCATCCATTTGTAATTGGCATATTGTTATTATTTTTTATTCCAACTGTCGTCATGCTGAAGGCAAGTGAAGGAATTGTATCAAGTACAGTCATCATTTTACATTTTTTTGCAGCAGGGGACGTTACACTTACCTTTATATTCAATGAATTAGCAATTATTTTCATTGGAGTAGGTGTCGCTTTGTTTGCGAATTTGTACATGCCAAGTCTTGATACCCAGATTGAGGAATATCAAGAGAGAATTGAGGCCAATTTTAGAAGTATCTTTCTTGAAATAAGTAAATATTTGCGAGTTGGTGACAGTAATTGGGATGGTAAGGAAATTACTGAAACAATCGATTTAATTAATCACGCTAAAAAGCTGTCATTTCGGGTAATGGAGAATCAATTTATACATAACGAAGAGGACGATCTTTATTATACTTATTTCAAAATTCGAGAAAAACAATTTGAAATTATTGAAAGAGTGCTGCCAATCGTCACCTCTATTTCACATACGGTCGAGCAAGGAAAAATGATTGCAGATTTTATTGAGGAGATGGCAGGTCATATTCATCCAGGTAATACAGCGAATTTTTTTTTAGATAAGCTTGAAGAAATGCATAAAGCGTTTGAAAATATGGAGCTACCGAAAACAAGAAAAGAATTTGAGGTTCGTGCGGCACTTCTGTACTTTGTGAAGGAAATGGAGCAATACCTACTGATTAAACGTGACTTTAAAGGGATAAAGAAACAAAAAGTTGTGTATGATAAACAGCTTGGAGAAGGAAACTAA
- a CDS encoding amino acid ABC transporter permease has product MNLDFSSVLPSFPFILKGVLVTLQIAFLAGVLGFVFGIILSIFKISKIKFLGWFADAYTSIFRGTPLVLQLMIIYFGSPQVLGYQIDPFTAAVVSFALNSTAYISEIIRGGILAVDKGQSEAAMALGVPYSSMMLNIVLPQALKNILPSLMNEFITLTKESAIVTTIGVMDIMRRAYQVGADKFRFIEPLLLAGVIYYLIVMALTMIGKLVERRMRKSD; this is encoded by the coding sequence ATGAATTTAGATTTTTCATCTGTTCTCCCATCGTTCCCCTTTATCTTAAAAGGCGTTTTGGTGACTCTACAGATAGCTTTTCTTGCCGGGGTATTAGGGTTCGTATTTGGTATTATCCTATCAATCTTTAAAATTAGTAAAATTAAATTTTTAGGCTGGTTTGCAGATGCTTATACATCTATTTTTCGCGGAACACCGCTTGTTCTTCAATTGATGATTATCTATTTTGGATCCCCACAGGTACTAGGCTACCAAATTGATCCATTCACTGCAGCGGTTGTATCATTTGCATTGAATTCAACTGCCTATATTTCTGAAATTATTCGTGGTGGTATATTGGCTGTTGATAAAGGACAAAGTGAAGCAGCAATGGCCTTAGGAGTTCCATACTCTTCCATGATGCTGAATATCGTGCTACCGCAGGCATTAAAAAATATCCTGCCGTCATTAATGAATGAGTTTATTACGCTAACAAAGGAATCAGCGATTGTGACGACCATAGGTGTGATGGATATTATGAGGAGAGCCTATCAGGTGGGAGCGGATAAATTCCGTTTTATAGAGCCGTTGCTATTAGCTGGTGTTATTTATTATCTGATTGTCATGGCATTAACGATGATTGGTAAGCTTGTCGAAAGGAGAATGAGAAAAAGTGATTAA
- the mce gene encoding methylmalonyl-CoA epimerase: protein MIKKVDHIGIAVSSIEEALPLYTEVLKLELLGTEVVENQKVKVAFIKAGNVKLELLEPTSEESAIAKFIEKRGQGIHHVALGVESIEERIQDMKSNGIRMIDDEPRIGAAGASVAFMHPKSTASVLFELCEKKGAHQHD, encoded by the coding sequence ATGATTAAAAAGGTAGATCACATTGGCATTGCAGTGAGCTCTATTGAAGAGGCATTACCTTTGTATACGGAAGTGCTGAAACTAGAGCTGCTTGGCACCGAAGTAGTCGAGAATCAAAAGGTAAAAGTAGCATTTATTAAAGCTGGCAATGTAAAGCTTGAGTTATTAGAGCCTACCAGCGAGGAAAGTGCGATTGCTAAATTTATTGAAAAACGTGGACAAGGAATCCATCATGTGGCACTAGGGGTTGAATCAATCGAAGAGAGAATTCAAGACATGAAGTCGAATGGTATCAGAATGATAGATGACGAGCCACGAATTGGAGCAGCTGGAGCTAGCGTAGCCTTCATGCATCCAAAATCAACTGCAAGCGTTTTATTTGAATTATGTGAAAAGAAAGGAGCCCATCAGCATGATTGA
- a CDS encoding amino acid ABC transporter ATP-binding protein, with protein MIKVEGLTKNFGKLEVLKGISTTIREGEVVAIIGPSGSGKSTFLRCLNLLEAPTGGHIYINGIDITNRKSNIMKIRQNVGMVFQHFHLFPHKTVMENVTYAPIKVKKLSRQEAEKKGMALLEKVGLAEKANVYPNRLSGGQKQRVAIARALAMEPEVMLFDEPTSALDPEMVKEVLDVMKSLAESGMTMAIVTHEMGFAREVADRVLFLDSGVLAEDAVPDEFFSNPKSQRAQEFLEKIL; from the coding sequence GTGATTAAGGTTGAGGGACTGACTAAGAATTTCGGCAAACTTGAGGTATTAAAGGGCATTTCCACCACGATTCGAGAAGGTGAAGTAGTAGCGATTATTGGTCCATCTGGTTCAGGAAAGTCAACCTTCCTTCGATGTTTAAATTTATTAGAAGCACCCACTGGTGGACATATTTATATTAATGGAATCGACATTACAAATAGAAAATCTAACATTATGAAGATTAGACAAAATGTCGGGATGGTTTTTCAGCATTTTCATTTATTTCCTCATAAAACGGTAATGGAGAATGTAACCTATGCACCGATAAAGGTAAAGAAGCTGTCAAGACAAGAGGCGGAGAAGAAGGGAATGGCTTTATTGGAAAAGGTAGGATTAGCCGAGAAAGCTAATGTTTATCCGAATCGCTTGTCAGGAGGGCAAAAACAACGTGTGGCGATTGCCAGAGCTTTAGCGATGGAACCGGAAGTCATGCTGTTTGATGAACCAACCTCTGCGTTAGACCCGGAAATGGTTAAGGAAGTGCTCGATGTTATGAAATCATTAGCTGAGTCAGGAATGACGATGGCGATTGTCACACATGAAATGGGTTTTGCAAGAGAGGTTGCAGACCGGGTCCTCTTTTTAGATAGTGGTGTTCTTGCTGAGGATGCCGTACCTGACGAGTTCTTTTCTAATCCGAAAAGCCAGCGGGCACAGGAGTTTTTGGAGAAAATACTTTAA